A region of Halictus rubicundus isolate RS-2024b chromosome 17, iyHalRubi1_principal, whole genome shotgun sequence DNA encodes the following proteins:
- the Schip1 gene encoding schwannomin interacting protein 1: protein MRLREAVVSVPLHPGGLNNNQLRRSEQNQPSTEEIENRNENTTTTVSVVRSPTSADYTVEDTQDFCVAEDTTTWSSLAINRDNNVAIDTANNDAGNLNNNLSVPRIRRNSSVESLADYEGRNSSHEDSSHELTPSEWSDWSEEGNLPAGCRGIVNPNYPGFQHLAPSLLSDTDLTEDEHESCPDYARLNEINARPVENDNEYNNNIEDSINHLCGQKNQRKIFYEKPKFNIQTVTSLYESVVPPSEKCINYVKSVEDSRTEEKIISPESEIVNGVVEAETHLTVLEPEEALADTVAETTGDHLSEAILEEKREREIPVEVEIVELTTSVKETLQFPEIEEIPDSGKTSEAGEPEDIVVEQIDLIREAKELPHQARSKIGNRQNVTSNGSAEDDSESNSDTDSCPEEQPTYTKLEEIDLLSSIGRDIGVDLEKYVQPVPDVVAMETMDHIHGCSRSSSAMSMRKDAIEDSNKLFDREFPEASSVDSRKKEKMARNQAKRRQQQQQQQQQQQQQQQQIRVTNAQRRPDKRRADADIGPGVFEVYNIETAMPKIDLDAIESHLRAAREEERRRRNDREEIRRRLAMGPDAEDLRAERGRKPSLQSRLQSGMNLQICFMNETASDTESPCSENDASPGSTPTSLNSKQQQKQQIPMRPQVLSLPPLRLDMDSNSAPIDEADFFARQARLQTEARMALAQAKEMAHMQMEVERQRLKQSPITEMVRSSLEKVGVQLGEDRRRLSRVLLTELNVAQLQVIANDLHARIAALNEALVEGLLRRDDLHMEQDSMLVDIEDLTRYLGTKQEALKKKQNAREQQMANRSHQQTVTSQTKMSLKPKLTHRSLVSLVRK, encoded by the exons ATGCGGCTCAGGGAGGCTGTCGTCTCGGTACCGCTGCATCCTGGGGGACTGAACAACAA TCAGCTACGTAGAAGCGAGCAGAACCAGCCGAGCACAGAGGAGATCGAGAATCGGAACGAGAACACGACGACCACGGTCTCCGTGGTCAGAAGCCCGACGTCGGCCGACTACACCGTCGAGGACACACAAGATTTCTGTGTCGCCGAGGACACCACCACGTGGTCCTCGCTGGCCATCAACCGCGACAACAACGTCGCGATCGATACCGCCAACAACGACGCCGGCAACCTGAACAACAACCTATCGGTGCCGAGGATCCGCAGGAACAGCTCCGTCGAGAGCCTCGCCGACTACGAAG GGCGTAACTCCTCTCACGAAGACTCGTCCCACGAGTTGACACCGTCCGAGTGGTCCGACTGGTCCGAGGAAGGAAATCTGCCCGCAGGTTGCCGCGGCATCGTCAACCCGAACTATCCCGGCTTTCAACACCTGGCGCCGTCTCTTCTATCGGACACGGACCTGACCGAGGACGAGCACGAGAGCTGTCCCGATTACGCCAGACTCAACGAGATCAACGCCAGGCCCGTCGAGAACGACAACGAGTACAACAACAACATCGAGGACAGCATCAATCACCTCTGCGGCCAGAAGAACCAGAGGAAGATCTTCTACGAGAAGCCCAAGTTCAATATACAG ACCGTGACGTCTTTGTACGAGTCGGTGGTGCCGCCTTCGGAGAAGTGTATCAACTACGTGAAGAGCGTGGAGGACTCGAGGACCGAGGAGAAGATCATCTCGCCGGAATCGGAGATCGTTAACGGCGTCGTCGAGGCGGAGACGCATCTGACCGTGCTGGAACCGGAAGAGGCTTTGGCGGACACGGTCGCCGAGACCACCGGCGATCATCTGTCCGAGGCGATTCTCGAAGAGAAACGTGAACGAGAGATACCGGTCGAGGTCGAGATCGTCGAGCTGACGACCAGCGTCAAGGAGACACTGCAGTTTCCGGAAATCGAGGAGATACCCGACTCTGGGAAGACCAGCGAGGCCGGCGAG CCGGAGGACATCGTGGTGGAGCAGATCGATTTGATACGCGAGGCAAAGGAGTTGCCTCACCAGGCTCGATCCAAAATAGGCAACCGTCAAAACGTGACGTCGAACGGCTCGGCCGAGGACGACTCGGAGAGCAACTCGGACACCGACAGCTGTCCGGAGGAGCAGCCCACCTACACCAAGCTCGAGGAGATCGATCTTCTCTCGAGCATCGGCCGGGACATCGGGGTCGATCTCGAGAAATACGTGCAACCGGTGCCGGACGTTGTCGCGATGGAGACCATGGATCACATTCACGGCTGCTCGCGGTCGTCCTCCGCCATGAGCATGAGGAAGGACGCCATCGAGGACTCCAACAAACTGTTCGATCGCGAGTTCCCGGAGGCGTCCAGCGTCGACTCCAGGAAAAAGGAGAAGATGGCGAGGAACCAGGCGAAGAGGaggcaacagcaacagcaacagcaacaacaacaacaacaacaacagcaacaaatcAGAGTGACCAACGCGCAGAGACGCCCGGACAAGCGGCGGGCTGACGCGGATATTGGACCAG GTGTCTTCGAGGTGTACAACATCGAAACAGCGATGCCGAAGATCGATTTGGACGCGATCGAATCGCACCTGAGAGCCGCACGTGAGGAGGAACGCCGG CGACGGAACGATCGTGAAGAGATCCGAAGGAGGCTGGCGATGGGTCCGGATGCTGAAGACTTGCGCGCTGAACGCGGAAGAAAGCCGAGCCTCCAGTCGCGACTTCAAAGCG GAATGAATCTTCAGATCTGCTTCATGAACGAAACAGCCTCGGACACGGAGTCTCCGTGCTCGGAGAACGATGCCTCGCCGGGATCCACGCCGACCTCCCTGAACTCGAAGCAGCAGCAGAAACAACAGATACCGATGAGACCTCAGGTGCTCAGTCTTCCTCCGTTGAGGCTCGACATGGACTCGAACTCGGCTCCCATCGACGAGGCCGACTTCTTCGCCAGACAGGCCAGGTTACAAACTGAAGCCAGAATGGCTCTGGCCCAGGCCAAGGAAATGGCGCACATGCAGATGGAGGTGGAGAGGCAAAGGCTCAAACAGAGCCCCATCACGGAGATGGTGCGATCCAGCCTGGAAAAA GTCGGCGTGCAGTTAGGCGAAGACAGGCGCAGGTTGTCTCGAGTACTTCTGACAGAGCTGAACGTCGCGCAGCTGCAAGTAATAGCGAACGATTTGCACGCTAGAATCGCGGCTCTGAACGAGGCTTTAGTCGAGGGATTGTTGCGACGAGACGACCTGCACATGGAGCAAGACTCGATGCTCGTCGACATCGAGGACCTCACCCGATATCT AGGCACCAAGCAGGAGGCCCTGAAGAAGAAGCAGAACGCGAGGGAGCAGCAAATGGCGAACAGGAGCCACCAGCAGACGGTGACGTCGCAGACGAAGATGTCGTTGAAGCCGAAGCTGACGCACCGCAGCCTAGTCTCGTTGGTGAGGAAATAA